The following coding sequences are from one Hydra vulgaris chromosome 04, alternate assembly HydraT2T_AEP window:
- the LOC100208095 gene encoding large ribosomal subunit protein uL30 isoform X2, translating into MYGEQVYYINRKKKPRSEPNSSSELAIKMADSKKLPGVPETILKRRKTLEAIKAARAAARIKNTKRLRLKRKEIFKRAESYVKEYRTKERDEVRFKRIARKLGNFHVPAEAKLAFVIRIRGINQVSPKVKKALYLLRLRQINNGVFVKLNKSSITLLRLVEPYIAWGYPNLKSVRELIYKRGYAKVNGQRIPITDNQIIENALGKENIICVEDLIHQIFTVGEHFKKANNFLWPFKLSCPNGGMRKKTNHFVEGGDHGNREDFINNLIRKMN; encoded by the exons ATGTACGGTGAACAAGTGTATTATATTAATCGCAAAAAAAAGCCTCGGAGCGAGCCAAATAGTTCTTCAGAACTTGCTATCAAAATGGCCGACAG CAAGAAACTTCCTGGTGTTCCAGAGACCATCTTAAAAAGGAGAAAAACCCTAGAAGCAATTAAAGCAGCACGTGCTGCGGCTAGAATAAAGAACACTAAG CGCTTAAGATTGAAGAGAAAAGAAATCTTTAAGAGAGCTGAAAGCTATGTTAAAGAATATCGCACAAAAGAGCGCGATGAAGTAAGATTTAAGCGAATTGCTCGAAAGCTTGGAAATTTTCATGTTCCAGCAGAGGCTAAACTTGCATTTGTTATTAGAATTCGAgg TATCAATCAAGTTAGTCCAAAAGTTAAAAAGGCTCTTTATCTGTTAAGACTTAGACAAATAAACAatggtgtttttgttaaattgaacAAATCTTCCATCACTTTATTAAGATTAGTCGAGCCTTACATTGCATGGGG gtatccCAACCTAAAGAGTGTACGTGAGTTGATTTATAAACGAGGTTATGCCAAAGTCAATGGCCAGCGAATTCCTATCACCGATAACCAAATAATTGAGAATGCTCTCGGCAAAGAAAACATTATATGCGTGGAAGACCTTATTCACCAAATTTTCACTGTCGGTGAACATTTCAAAAAAGCAAACAATTTCCTTTGGCCTTTCAAACTTAGTTGTCCAAATGGAGGAATGAGAAAAAAGACAAATCACTTTGTTGAAGGTGGTGATCATGGAAACCGTGaagattttattaacaatttgatcagaaagatgaattaa